From Symphalangus syndactylus isolate Jambi chromosome 5, NHGRI_mSymSyn1-v2.1_pri, whole genome shotgun sequence:
TCCAACCTCCATCCCCAATAGGCCGTGTATTCAAGGGTGGGAAAGCGCACTCCCAGCAGCCCCCCGGGAAATAAAGCTTAGTGGGCCAGAGCCGAAGGGGTGATGACACAGTCCCCAGCTCCCCGGGCAACCTGCACCGGGAAGCAGCAACTGGAGAGAGAGGGGCGATGTCTCTCCAAGCATAGCACTCCAGCGGCTAAGAGCCCGACAGGAGCGTCCCTGGGCTGGGAGGAGAGAGCCCACCCAAGCAAGGGAGGCGAGCGAGCCAGGCGCTAGTCTCCTGGGGTTGCAGCGGCGGCCCCAGGTCGTGCTCTGCGCCAATCTTTCGCACGTGCCCGCAGCTCCCTGGCCATCCGGCGCCGCAGGGAAGGCGCTGGGCCCCCTCCTTCGTTTGTACGGGGACGTCAAGTGCCGGTCGCGCCAGGACCTAGGGGGAGGGGGCGGGCCTCGCGCATGCGCGCTGCGCCCGGCGGGCTTGAGGGcgggccgcggcggcggcggcggcggcggctacCTAACCGCGGCCACAGAGTCTGCAACAGTAACAGAGCCATGGCTCAAGCTGGCCAGCGGCGCGGGCAGGCAGCAGCCGCGGCAGGCGCGCGGGCCGCGGCGGGGGAGCCGGGGACCTCAGAATTTTAAGAAAGAGAGGGGCGAgaggtggccgaggcgggcgggctGGGGCACTGCGCTCTCCCAACGGCGCGGATCCTTTttggaaattaatatttttttaaaaagccgaGGACGCAGAGGGGAAGGTGGGGAAGAGGGAAggcgacacacacacacacacacacacgcacacacgcacacgcacacacagatacacacggagagagagagagagagagagagagagagacagagccccACAGTGAGAGGAAGGAAGGCAACAGTCGCCAGCAGCCGATGTGAAGACCGGACTCCGTGCGCCCCTcgccgcctctgcctggccacatCGATGTTGTGTCAGCCGCCTGCTCGCCCGGATCACGATGAACGCGCAGCTGACCATGGAGGCGATCGGCGAGCTGCACGGGGTGAGCCATGAGCCGGTGCCCGCCCCTGCCGACCTGCTGGGCGGCAGCCCCCATGCGCGCAGCTCGGTGGCGCACCGCGGCAGCCACCTGCCCCCCGCGCACCCGCGCTCCATGGGCATGGCGTCCCTGCTGgacggcggcagcggcggcggcgattaccaccaccaccaccgggCCCCCGAGCACAGCCTGACCGGCCCCCTGCACCCCACCATGACCATGGCCTGCGAGACTCCCCCAGGTATGAGCATGCCCACCACCTACACCACCTTGACCCCTCTGCAGCCGCTGCCTCCCATCTCCACAGTCTCGGACAAGTtcccccaccatcaccaccaccaccatcaccaccaccacccgcACCACCACCAGCGCCTGGCGGGCAACGTGAGCGGTAGCTTCACGCTCATGCGGGATGAGCGCGGGCTGGCCTCCATGAATAACCTCTATACCCCCTACCACAAGGACGTGGCCGGCATGGGCCAGAGCCTCTCGCCCCTCTCCAGTTCCGGTCTGGGCAGCATCCACAACTCCCAGCAAGGGCTCCCCCACTATGCCCACCCGGGGGCCGCCATGCCCACCGACAAGATGCTCACCCCCAACGGCTTCGAAGCCCACCACCCGGCCATGCTCGGCCGCCACGGGGAGCAGCACCTCACGCCCACCTCAGCCGGCATGGTGCCCATCAACGGCCTTCCTCCGCACCATCCCCACGCCCACCTGAACGCCCAGGGCCACGGACAGCTCCTGGGCACAGCCCGGGAGCCCAACCCTTCGGTGACCGGCGCGCAGGTCAGCAATGGAAGTAATTCAGGGCAGATGGAAGAGATCAATACCAAAGAGGTGGCGCAGCGTATCACCACCGAGCTCAAGCGCTACAGCATCCCACAGGCCATCTTCGCGCAGAGGGTGCTTTGCCGCTCCCAGGGGACCCTCTCGGACCTGCTGCGCAACCCCAAACCCTGGAGCAAACTCAAATCCGGCCGGGAGACCTTCCGGA
This genomic window contains:
- the ONECUT1 gene encoding hepatocyte nuclear factor 6, coding for MNAQLTMEAIGELHGVSHEPVPAPADLLGGSPHARSSVAHRGSHLPPAHPRSMGMASLLDGGSGGGDYHHHHRAPEHSLTGPLHPTMTMACETPPGMSMPTTYTTLTPLQPLPPISTVSDKFPHHHHHHHHHHHPHHHQRLAGNVSGSFTLMRDERGLASMNNLYTPYHKDVAGMGQSLSPLSSSGLGSIHNSQQGLPHYAHPGAAMPTDKMLTPNGFEAHHPAMLGRHGEQHLTPTSAGMVPINGLPPHHPHAHLNAQGHGQLLGTAREPNPSVTGAQVSNGSNSGQMEEINTKEVAQRITTELKRYSIPQAIFAQRVLCRSQGTLSDLLRNPKPWSKLKSGRETFRRMWKWLQEPEFQRMSALRLAACKRKEQEHGKDRGNTPKKPRLVFTDVQRRTLHAIFKENKRPSKELQITISQQLGLELSTVSNFFMNARRRSLDKWQDEGSSNSGNSSSSSSTCTKA